One window of the Podospora pseudopauciseta strain CBS 411.78 chromosome 4, whole genome shotgun sequence genome contains the following:
- a CDS encoding hypothetical protein (EggNog:ENOG503P3ZR) yields the protein MASMFQLNPHTYTHYQQAPMAPARQFSHGTSSAFSPSANPDEDWTKISDLAERRRIQNRIAQRNYRKKLKKRMEELERKAGVSDESPSPGSEKTSPAPKPAKRAPATKARKQSPPATGRQVVAPHFTTPSYGQHDQYLFSHSYEDDRDRSTSPVGPYYQTGYSAPPSDEMFTPYNFHQMPQDPVVTLAEYSNTISLPSMQALDSYNNGFFPGMPMHGGHPPPFEHLTPNTPPLSHSLEHSAACSDSGSYTEYPKTPLSMPGSPGYGPQQ from the exons ATGGCCAGCATGTTCCAGCTCAACCCCCACACATATACCCATTACCAGCAGGCCCCAATGGCGCCCGCAAGACAATTCTCGCACGGCACCAGCAGCGCCTTCAGCCCCTCAGCCAACCCCGACGAGGACTGGACCAAGATCTCAGACCTTgccgagaggaggaggatacaGAACCGCATTGCCCAGCGCAACTATC gcaagaagttgaagaagcgcatggaagagctggagcgCAAGGCCGGAGTATCAGACGAATCCCCCTCTCCCGGCAGTGAGAAGACAAGCCCAGCACCCAAGCCTGCGAAGCGCGCCCCAGCGACCAAGGCACGGAAGCAATCGCCACCTGCCACCGGCAGACAGGTTGTCGCTCCTCACTTCACAACTCCATCCTATGGACAGCACGATCAGTACCTCTTCAGCCACAGCTACGAGGATGACAGAGATCGATCCACCAGCCCAGTGGGCCCCTACTACCAGACTGGCTACTCTGCTCCTCCCAGCGACGAGATGTTCACTCCCTACAACTTCCACCAAATGCCTCAAGATCCAGTCGTAACACTCGCCGAGTACTCAAACACCATTTCTCTGCCATCCATGCAAGCCCTGGATAGCTACAACAACGGCTTCTTCCCAGGGATGCCCATGCACGGaggccaccctcctccctttgAGCATCTGACCCCGAAT ACTCCGCCTCTGTCACACTCTCTCGAACACTCGGCGGCCTGCTCGGACTCTGGTAGCTACACCGAGTACCCGAAGACGCCACTGTCCATGCCTGGCTCGCCTGGTTATGGTCCACAGCAATAA